The Sinomicrobium kalidii genome contains a region encoding:
- a CDS encoding RagB/SusD family nutrient uptake outer membrane protein encodes MNKRNMTKCFFVSLAGLVLLGSCTNLDEEIYSEVTPDNFYNTDEEFVSALGEAYQRLDWWVDHNRLLALQEVTTDAMVVPTRGTDWDDGGRLRRLHRHQWDYNEPRLDHTWTYLYQGISTANRLLYQFEQLGMENIDQYTAELRGLRALFYWQLLDVFGNVPLVTEFDVPAGYSPENNSRSEIFAFIESECLDIQQSLSREVGGSFYGRVNYYTVKALLAKLYLNAEVYTGTSMWAKAEAACDAIIDDGKYSLAGNYYDNFITGNQGSPEFIFAIPYDGVFFKGFKYHRISLHYESQKTYNLTVQPWNGFTTLEAFYNSYSDNDIRKNNFLVGPQYSSSGERLIDNAADANDPDGPPITFTPEINELGPNALRQAGARIGKWEIAMGTMTDLDNDFPVFRYADILLMKAEARFRQGETGGEALDLVNRIRIRAGLENDLFTELTPENLLAERGRELFAELHRRTDLIRFGRFGDAWWEKEATSSEHLNLFPIPRPQLDANSNLKQNPGY; translated from the coding sequence ATGAATAAAAGAAATATGACCAAATGTTTTTTCGTTTCCCTGGCCGGGCTGGTACTGCTGGGATCCTGTACCAACCTGGACGAGGAAATATACAGCGAAGTGACCCCCGATAATTTCTACAACACAGACGAGGAATTCGTTTCTGCACTGGGTGAGGCCTACCAGCGGCTGGACTGGTGGGTAGACCACAACCGTTTACTGGCTTTGCAGGAAGTCACTACCGATGCCATGGTGGTCCCCACAAGGGGCACCGACTGGGACGACGGGGGACGCCTCAGAAGGCTCCACCGCCATCAATGGGATTATAACGAGCCCCGCCTGGATCATACCTGGACCTACCTCTACCAGGGCATCAGTACGGCAAACCGCCTGCTCTACCAGTTTGAACAACTCGGCATGGAGAATATAGACCAATATACGGCCGAGTTACGGGGATTAAGAGCCCTGTTTTACTGGCAGCTGCTCGACGTTTTCGGAAACGTACCCCTGGTCACCGAATTCGATGTTCCGGCAGGCTACAGCCCGGAAAACAACAGCCGCTCCGAGATCTTTGCCTTCATAGAATCGGAATGCCTCGACATTCAGCAAAGCCTGAGCCGCGAAGTAGGCGGCAGCTTTTACGGAAGGGTCAATTATTACACCGTTAAAGCCCTGCTGGCCAAACTGTACCTGAATGCCGAAGTCTATACGGGCACTTCCATGTGGGCCAAAGCCGAGGCTGCATGCGATGCCATTATCGATGACGGCAAATACAGCCTGGCCGGTAATTATTACGACAATTTTATCACCGGGAACCAGGGCAGCCCCGAATTTATCTTTGCCATTCCCTATGACGGTGTCTTCTTTAAAGGCTTTAAATATCACCGCATCAGCCTGCACTACGAGAGCCAGAAAACCTATAACCTCACCGTTCAGCCCTGGAACGGTTTTACCACGCTCGAAGCTTTTTACAATTCGTATTCGGATAACGATATCAGGAAGAATAATTTCCTCGTAGGCCCCCAGTACAGCAGTTCCGGGGAAAGGCTTATCGATAATGCGGCAGATGCCAATGACCCGGACGGCCCTCCCATCACCTTTACGCCGGAGATCAATGAACTCGGCCCCAATGCCCTTCGGCAGGCCGGGGCACGCATCGGGAAATGGGAGATCGCCATGGGGACCATGACCGACCTGGATAACGATTTTCCCGTATTCCGCTATGCAGATATCCTCCTGATGAAAGCCGAAGCCCGCTTCCGTCAGGGAGAGACCGGAGGAGAAGCCCTCGATCTTGTGAACCGCATCCGGATAAGGGCCGGCCTGGAAAACGACCTCTTTACCGAACTGACCCCGGAAAACCTCCTGGCCGAACGCGGACGCGAACTGTTTGCAGAACTGCACCGCAGAACAGACCTGATCCGTTTTGGCCGCTTCGGGGATGCCTGGTGGGAAAAAGAAGCCACATCCAGTGAGCATTTAAACCTCTTCCCCATTCCCCGCCCGCAACTCGATGCCAATTCAAACCTGAAGCAAAATCCGGGTTATTAG
- a CDS encoding RNA polymerase sigma factor: MIPQTFSTYIFTIARNLAYNHMRDVVRWTKKEQLWEEISCQVSDETETHLLQREFQSAIDHIIKKLPPKKRTIYMLSQNEGKSNKEIVWKLKISPKTVKNHLWGY; the protein is encoded by the coding sequence ATCATTCCACAGACGTTCAGCACTTATATATTCACCATAGCCCGTAACCTGGCCTATAACCATATGCGCGATGTTGTGAGATGGACCAAGAAGGAGCAGTTATGGGAGGAGATATCCTGCCAGGTATCTGACGAAACGGAAACTCATTTACTGCAACGGGAGTTTCAATCGGCCATAGACCATATTATAAAGAAGCTTCCCCCAAAGAAAAGGACCATATATATGCTTTCGCAGAACGAGGGCAAAAGCAATAAGGAAATAGTCTGGAAACTTAAGATATCTCCGAAAACGGTTAAAAATCATTTATGGGGCTACTAA
- a CDS encoding twin-arginine translocation signal domain-containing protein: MKTLNRRNFIKQSSLFTVGAGSMFTLAGAAPGYPSSTKC; this comes from the coding sequence ATGAAAACCCTGAACCGCAGAAATTTCATCAAACAATCCTCCCTCTTCACTGTAGGAGCAGGAAGCATGTTTACCCTGGCCGGGGCAGCCCCGGGATATCCCAGCTCTACGAAGTGTTGA
- a CDS encoding DUF4279 domain-containing protein, which yields MQSDNFISKSYCEFTITSDSVTPEELTEMLRILPSHLFKKGDKSVSKHSGSLITKPYNLWAISSKTLLSEEESISPHLEYLRSQLENKMEVLKNLKDDQNLELTFTVWIETDNSGIGLDLTEQEMSFLAGYSNRVHFSFLTNDEITE from the coding sequence ATGCAATCAGATAATTTTATTTCTAAATCATATTGTGAGTTTACAATAACATCCGATAGTGTAACTCCCGAAGAACTCACTGAAATGCTTAGGATTTTACCTAGCCACCTTTTCAAAAAGGGAGATAAAAGTGTATCAAAGCATTCAGGCTCCTTGATTACTAAACCGTATAATTTGTGGGCAATTAGTTCTAAAACGCTTCTATCTGAAGAAGAAAGCATATCTCCTCATTTGGAATATTTAAGATCCCAACTTGAAAACAAAATGGAAGTGCTAAAGAACTTGAAAGATGATCAAAATCTTGAACTCACTTTTACGGTCTGGATTGAGACGGATAACTCGGGAATAGGCCTTGATCTGACAGAGCAAGAGATGTCATTCCTTGCAGGTTATTCAAATAGAGTTCATTTTTCATTTTTAACTAATGATGAAATCACTGAGTAA
- a CDS encoding REP-associated tyrosine transposase, giving the protein MREGYSIRDASKPHFVTLTVVDWIDVFTRKAYKDCILDSLRFCMANKGMVLFGYVIMSNHLHMLVQSETGDLPGLLRDFKKFTAKTILKKIQTGPESRREWMLERFARAAGRHSRNKTYQFWKYGNHPEEVYSEKFLWSKLDYIHLNPVRAGIVERAGDYLYSSAGHYIHGRGVLEGITLAANPVVDVLKPSSFTKSLRQ; this is encoded by the coding sequence ATGCGGGAAGGATATAGTATACGAGACGCCTCTAAACCACATTTTGTCACCCTGACCGTGGTAGACTGGATAGATGTTTTTACAAGAAAGGCTTATAAGGATTGTATTCTGGACAGCTTACGGTTTTGCATGGCAAATAAAGGCATGGTACTGTTCGGATATGTCATTATGAGTAACCATCTACATATGCTCGTACAATCAGAAACCGGGGATTTACCGGGTTTGCTCCGGGACTTTAAGAAATTTACAGCCAAAACTATTCTGAAAAAAATACAAACCGGGCCGGAAAGCAGGAGAGAGTGGATGCTGGAACGGTTTGCCAGGGCAGCCGGCAGGCATTCGAGGAACAAAACATATCAATTCTGGAAGTACGGGAACCACCCTGAAGAGGTTTACAGTGAAAAATTCCTGTGGTCTAAATTAGACTATATCCATTTAAATCCTGTAAGAGCCGGGATTGTAGAGCGTGCCGGCGATTATTTATATTCCAGTGCTGGTCATTATATCCATGGCAGGGGAGTTTTAGAGGGGATCACCCTGGCCGCGAATCCGGTTGTTGATGTGCTTAAGCCTTCATCATTTACAAAATCTTTGCGGCAATAG
- a CDS encoding tail fiber protein, translated as MGSGPVLRLSSGIATANKNVVFTVENNGNVGIGTTAPDGKLHVSSGTDGDAIFLLEADKDNSNEADNPLIQLRQDGDIIGVNMGFSENFGENIFGIGTRNTNTYGEKWDNFVINTTNGNVGIGTASPDAKLAVNGIVHSKEVKVDLNGWSDFVFKKEYNLPTLEEVEQHIKEKGHLKDIPGAEEVRENGIYLGEMDAKLLQKIEELTLYVIELKKENRQMRREIDELKKQ; from the coding sequence GTGGGGAGCGGTCCTGTTTTACGTTTATCCAGCGGTATAGCTACGGCCAACAAGAATGTTGTTTTTACGGTGGAAAACAACGGGAACGTGGGCATAGGTACGACTGCTCCTGACGGAAAGCTTCATGTTTCATCGGGAACAGACGGAGATGCCATATTCCTGTTGGAAGCAGACAAAGACAATAGCAATGAAGCAGATAATCCTTTGATCCAATTACGGCAGGACGGGGATATTATTGGTGTAAATATGGGGTTTTCAGAAAATTTCGGCGAGAACATATTCGGTATCGGAACGAGAAACACCAACACCTACGGTGAAAAATGGGACAACTTTGTCATTAATACGACCAATGGGAATGTGGGGATTGGTACAGCCTCCCCCGACGCCAAACTTGCTGTAAACGGTATCGTACATAGTAAAGAAGTTAAAGTAGACCTGAACGGCTGGAGCGATTTTGTATTTAAAAAGGAGTACAACCTCCCTACGCTGGAAGAGGTTGAACAGCACATTAAAGAAAAAGGGCATTTAAAAGATATCCCCGGTGCAGAAGAGGTCAGAGAAAACGGTATTTACCTGGGGGAGATGGATGCCAAATTGTTGCAGAAAATAGAGGAACTTACACTATACGTGATCGAACTAAAGAAGGAAAACCGGCAAATGCGCAGGGAAATAGACGAACTCAAAAAACAGTAA
- a CDS encoding tail fiber protein, with protein sequence MKKLLLLLFAFPLTFYGQTVTDIAPGNHVSINIPATGHTSYMRAVILLHAIYDGELISKNYAVGTLVALRGSGHDRTNVAHINTSTGYTSTHGSVTSVNNYNGSYATEQWKLKKVRYNGVLYLALEVPYRNYQHNSGFRFTGWAKTTAPEQMKLVSYYHTQQNEVLHEEVYNSLEDFTPNNAAYHHYSKSVFSGKVGIGTDLPDAKLTVNGDIHTKEVKVDLNGAVAPDYVFKEGYELRSLEEVQAHIQEKGHLPGIPSAKEMGEEGINLKEMNLKLLEKVEELTLYVISLKEEVARLKQE encoded by the coding sequence ATGAAAAAACTTTTACTTTTATTATTTGCATTCCCTCTTACATTTTACGGACAAACGGTAACGGATATCGCTCCCGGAAATCATGTGTCCATTAATATACCGGCTACGGGGCATACTTCATATATGCGTGCCGTGATCTTATTACATGCCATCTATGACGGAGAATTGATTTCCAAGAATTACGCCGTGGGAACTTTGGTTGCCCTGCGAGGATCAGGGCATGACCGTACAAATGTGGCACATATTAATACCAGTACTGGTTATACCTCTACACACGGAAGCGTAACTTCCGTAAATAATTATAATGGTTCTTATGCAACAGAGCAATGGAAGCTGAAAAAAGTGAGGTATAATGGCGTGTTATATCTTGCCCTTGAGGTCCCCTACAGGAATTACCAGCACAATTCCGGGTTTCGGTTCACAGGTTGGGCCAAAACTACGGCTCCGGAACAGATGAAACTGGTCTCTTATTACCACACCCAACAAAACGAGGTACTTCACGAAGAGGTTTATAACAGCCTGGAAGATTTTACACCGAACAACGCAGCATATCACCACTATTCAAAATCCGTTTTTTCCGGTAAAGTAGGTATAGGGACCGATCTTCCGGATGCCAAATTAACGGTTAACGGAGATATCCATACGAAAGAAGTCAAAGTGGACCTGAACGGTGCAGTAGCGCCGGATTATGTATTTAAGGAGGGCTATGAGCTGCGTTCCCTAGAAGAAGTACAGGCTCATATTCAGGAAAAGGGGCACTTGCCGGGAATTCCTTCGGCTAAGGAGATGGGAGAAGAGGGGATTAACCTTAAAGAAATGAATCTTAAGCTCCTGGAAAAGGTGGAGGAATTGACGTTATATGTCATTTCTCTGAAAGAGGAAGTAGCCCGCTTAAAACAAGAGTAA
- a CDS encoding DUF6443 domain-containing protein — MRKNTISTLLFLIACFSTFPVLGQEYEIMGPDVVSYGTTHTYSLVTSSSGNPPGLTNINWQIGGGTLQHSVGNGATIKWDGGGSSGSIFVTFSGSGSSGGNIYFPVQITDLPKPSAPPNPYVSNTGCGEVTLSRTGTPPNGTYWYWQGKNANGTSKSDSRNTYKVTSSGTYYIRAYNSTGWSNSSGAVSVTVPDNIPGVPSAPGITSNCDNVTLTRGTPPSGVTWYWQSSPGGTSTSNSSVNVSFEENGTYYLKARNNSSGCWSAARTINYTISGRPGIPAAPTITNDCELTTLTRGTPPGGVTWYWQSSSGGTSVSNSAVSVSFEESGVYYLRARNSSSGCWSTARTVNYTVTQKKTWYADNDEDGFGDPADTKQSCTQPDNYIAQAGDNCPGTWGENSGCPDASYTSVILSDDENYIYTRSYQKGMTTPEGVSENRDVMESVVYYDGLGRPKQEVSIRQSPRMQDVVRHIGYDAFGREDKEYLPFVPSAATGSYGSFRTGDIALQTQKYYKSGYVEDFDGMTDVQANAYSQKQFEASPLNRVEKQAAPGKDWKLGNGHEIEFDYDINTANEVRRYEVNLTKSEVNTVITYIPALELNTNIDNGYYKTGELYKTVTYDENHETGKDHTTEEFKDKQGRVVLRRTYNNEQKHDTYYVYDDYGNLTYVLSPKAGAHSAKPDATKLEELCYQYVYDNRNRQVEKKLPGKGWEEIVYNTLDQPVLTRDANLKTKNQWLFTKYDALGRVAYTGVKNTTESREALQKKANLTSAYKQYVARTETVNNYANTPVYYSNVAIPTAMDEIHTINYYDTYVATAGLSVPATVYGKSKKSNPTGLPTVNKTRVLGTDHWITSITGYDKKGRVIYTASKNPYLNTTDIVEYKPDFTGKVLESRTTHTRGSNPAIVTVDKFEYDHSGRLIRQLQCINGDCGGDTTGENPVFDDALTETQHEIASNSITLKPGFHFKATSSISFSASISPAGELIAENVYDDLGQLIEKKVGNTPGKPLQTINYAYNVRGWLKEINKVDAIGGDLFAFQIHYNSPAHSTSEPLFNGNISQVNWETQSDNKSKFWYIYHYDALNRITDAQFAGGGYWDRYSLHGVTYDKNGNINILQRKGHVNSEATSFGAMDNLSYDYNTGNKLLKVTDNANKTYGFKDGGNTGDDYTYDPNGNLTSDANKGITGVTYNHLNLPAEIKFNNSGTKKINYFYGADGVKLKKVVNNGGNITTTDYDNGYIYENGSLAFFSHPEGYVTKENNTYKYVYQYKDHIGNVRLSYTNTGTTSAPQLDIIQENNYYPGGLLHQGYNNITSSLGNSTAKKFKYQGQEYSESLGLNLYEFDLRHYSPTLMRFHTPDPYEQFMSPYVAMGNNPVVAYDPDGGKCFDPEGNEIVCPDENIYDDFRDSDTQNITVLDGVTVTPSEETTPNISQGSQLNSLYINRGRKIAPAITELSGWRHLVAEVAENLQGYRVEQGPGGNYHVDDQGKVIIGPYLGGLGAVGLIGGGPKKIPKFKLNTNSITRRQAFRKAKAVNKVPRSKQPDRVFNVREKGTGKLLKVYEYTNSSGKKILIRGDNAKIYKDGGIQGRHFNAGQKGGKLKQHHYYDN; from the coding sequence ATGAGAAAAAATACGATAAGCACACTGTTATTCCTGATAGCCTGTTTTTCAACTTTTCCTGTTTTGGGTCAGGAATATGAAATCATGGGCCCGGACGTAGTCTCTTACGGGACTACACATACTTATTCTTTAGTGACCAGTAGTAGTGGAAATCCCCCGGGGCTAACCAATATCAATTGGCAGATAGGTGGCGGGACATTACAGCACTCCGTGGGTAACGGTGCCACTATAAAATGGGATGGCGGAGGGAGTAGCGGATCAATATTTGTTACTTTTAGTGGAAGCGGATCATCTGGTGGGAATATTTATTTCCCTGTACAAATAACAGATTTACCAAAACCTAGTGCACCGCCTAATCCATATGTGAGTAATACCGGTTGCGGCGAAGTTACCCTATCGCGTACAGGGACACCTCCCAACGGAACATATTGGTACTGGCAGGGTAAAAATGCTAATGGCACCAGTAAAAGTGATTCGCGCAATACCTATAAGGTCACCAGTAGTGGTACGTATTATATTCGGGCCTATAACAGTACCGGCTGGAGTAATAGCTCAGGGGCTGTTTCGGTAACGGTTCCGGATAATATTCCCGGGGTGCCTTCTGCTCCCGGTATAACAAGTAACTGTGACAATGTAACCTTAACCCGCGGCACTCCGCCAAGCGGAGTAACCTGGTATTGGCAGAGCAGCCCCGGGGGGACCAGCACCTCTAATTCTTCCGTAAATGTGAGTTTTGAAGAGAATGGAACATATTATCTTAAAGCAAGAAATAACAGCTCGGGTTGCTGGAGTGCTGCACGTACTATAAATTATACCATAAGTGGCAGGCCGGGTATTCCCGCTGCACCAACCATAACCAATGATTGTGAACTTACGACCCTAACCCGTGGCACTCCGCCAGGTGGAGTGACCTGGTATTGGCAGAGTAGTTCCGGCGGCACCAGCGTTTCCAACTCTGCTGTGAGTGTTAGTTTTGAAGAGAGTGGTGTATATTATCTTAGGGCAAGGAATAGCAGTTCGGGTTGTTGGAGTACCGCCCGAACGGTAAATTATACGGTGACTCAAAAGAAGACCTGGTACGCAGATAATGACGAGGATGGTTTCGGTGACCCGGCAGATACGAAACAATCCTGTACCCAGCCGGATAACTATATAGCCCAGGCCGGGGATAATTGTCCGGGTACCTGGGGAGAAAATAGTGGTTGTCCGGATGCTTCCTATACTTCTGTGATATTAAGCGATGATGAAAATTATATTTATACCCGCAGCTACCAAAAGGGGATGACTACTCCTGAAGGTGTCTCAGAAAACCGGGATGTCATGGAATCTGTGGTATATTATGACGGTTTGGGACGTCCCAAACAAGAAGTATCCATACGACAGTCCCCCCGAATGCAGGATGTGGTAAGACATATTGGTTATGATGCTTTTGGACGCGAGGATAAGGAATACTTGCCTTTTGTACCATCGGCAGCCACGGGAAGTTATGGTTCCTTCCGTACGGGAGATATAGCCTTGCAGACTCAAAAGTACTATAAGTCCGGGTATGTCGAAGACTTTGACGGAATGACTGATGTACAGGCGAATGCCTATTCCCAAAAGCAGTTTGAAGCTTCCCCTTTGAATCGTGTGGAAAAACAGGCTGCTCCGGGTAAGGATTGGAAACTTGGTAATGGTCATGAAATCGAATTTGATTACGATATCAATACGGCCAACGAAGTGAGACGCTATGAAGTAAATCTTACGAAATCCGAAGTCAATACAGTTATTACGTATATACCTGCTTTGGAATTAAATACCAATATTGATAACGGGTATTACAAAACAGGTGAATTGTATAAAACAGTTACTTACGATGAAAACCACGAGACTGGCAAGGATCATACTACAGAAGAATTTAAGGATAAACAGGGGCGGGTAGTCCTAAGACGAACTTATAACAATGAGCAGAAACACGATACCTATTACGTGTATGACGATTACGGCAATCTCACCTATGTATTGTCTCCCAAAGCCGGAGCCCATTCGGCCAAGCCTGATGCTACAAAACTTGAGGAGTTGTGCTACCAGTACGTTTATGATAACAGGAACCGCCAGGTGGAAAAGAAACTTCCCGGTAAAGGGTGGGAAGAAATTGTTTACAATACTTTGGACCAACCGGTACTGACCCGGGATGCCAATTTAAAAACCAAAAACCAATGGTTGTTCACTAAGTACGATGCTTTGGGAAGGGTGGCCTACACAGGAGTTAAAAACACCACAGAATCCCGGGAAGCCCTGCAAAAGAAAGCCAATCTCACTTCGGCTTATAAACAGTATGTTGCCAGGACTGAAACGGTTAACAATTATGCCAATACACCTGTTTATTATAGTAATGTAGCTATACCAACTGCTATGGATGAAATCCATACGATTAACTATTATGACACTTACGTGGCCACAGCCGGGCTGAGTGTTCCTGCTACAGTATACGGAAAATCAAAGAAATCCAATCCTACGGGACTGCCAACGGTGAACAAGACCCGGGTACTAGGCACGGATCACTGGATCACTTCGATTACCGGTTATGACAAAAAGGGCCGGGTAATCTATACGGCCAGCAAAAACCCCTACCTGAATACTACGGATATTGTAGAATACAAGCCGGACTTTACCGGTAAAGTATTGGAAAGCAGAACCACCCATACCCGGGGAAGTAATCCCGCTATAGTAACCGTAGACAAGTTTGAATACGACCATTCGGGGCGGTTAATACGGCAATTACAGTGTATCAACGGGGATTGCGGAGGAGATACCACAGGGGAGAACCCCGTCTTTGATGATGCCCTTACAGAAACCCAACATGAGATAGCCAGCAATTCCATTACCTTAAAACCCGGCTTTCACTTTAAGGCCACCAGCAGTATAAGCTTTAGTGCTTCGATCAGCCCGGCAGGTGAGCTTATCGCCGAAAATGTGTATGACGACCTGGGACAATTAATAGAAAAGAAAGTGGGAAATACGCCGGGCAAGCCTTTACAAACGATAAACTATGCTTATAATGTACGAGGGTGGTTAAAGGAAATCAACAAGGTGGATGCTATTGGCGGTGACTTATTTGCCTTCCAGATCCATTATAACAGTCCTGCACATAGTACTTCGGAGCCCTTATTCAATGGTAATATTTCACAAGTAAACTGGGAAACACAATCGGACAACAAATCCAAATTCTGGTATATATATCATTACGATGCCTTGAACCGGATCACGGATGCCCAATTTGCCGGGGGAGGATATTGGGACCGGTATAGCCTGCATGGGGTAACTTATGATAAAAATGGTAATATTAATATCCTACAAAGGAAAGGACATGTCAACAGCGAGGCGACTTCTTTTGGGGCAATGGACAACTTGTCGTACGATTATAACACCGGGAATAAGCTATTGAAAGTAACGGATAATGCCAATAAAACTTATGGCTTTAAGGATGGAGGCAATACCGGGGATGATTACACTTATGACCCTAATGGTAACTTAACATCGGATGCCAATAAAGGAATAACAGGCGTTACGTACAATCACCTGAATTTACCCGCAGAAATCAAATTCAATAACTCCGGTACCAAAAAGATTAACTATTTTTATGGTGCCGATGGGGTAAAGCTCAAAAAGGTGGTGAACAATGGCGGGAATATAACCACCACAGATTACGATAACGGTTATATTTATGAAAACGGTTCTTTGGCATTTTTCAGTCATCCGGAAGGGTATGTAACTAAGGAGAACAATACGTACAAGTATGTGTACCAGTATAAGGATCATATAGGCAACGTTCGATTATCCTATACAAATACAGGAACGACAAGTGCTCCGCAATTAGACATCATACAAGAAAACAACTATTATCCCGGCGGGTTATTGCATCAAGGGTATAACAATATAACTTCCTCCCTGGGGAATAGTACTGCCAAGAAATTCAAATACCAGGGCCAGGAATACAGCGAGAGCCTCGGATTGAACTTGTATGAATTTGATTTAAGGCATTATTCTCCTACCCTTATGCGATTCCATACTCCTGATCCTTATGAGCAGTTTATGTCGCCTTATGTGGCTATGGGAAATAATCCGGTAGTAGCTTATGACCCGGACGGAGGTAAATGTTTTGATCCGGAGGGTAACGAGATTGTCTGTCCCGATGAAAATATTTACGATGATTTCAGGGATAGTGACACCCAGAATATTACTGTTTTAGACGGTGTTACTGTAACCCCATCCGAGGAGACCACACCTAACATTTCTCAGGGTTCACAGCTAAATTCTCTTTATATAAACAGAGGAAGAAAAATAGCTCCTGCTATAACTGAATTATCCGGTTGGCGCCATCTTGTTGCTGAAGTAGCTGAAAACTTACAAGGGTATCGGGTGGAGCAAGGACCTGGTGGAAATTATCATGTGGATGACCAAGGAAAGGTGATCATAGGGCCTTATTTGGGAGGGCTTGGTGCAGTTGGTTTAATAGGAGGTGGTCCTAAGAAGATCCCAAAGTTTAAGTTGAATACAAATAGTATTACTAGAAGGCAAGCATTTAGAAAAGCTAAAGCTGTCAACAAAGTACCTAGAAGTAAACAACCTGATAGAGTTTTCAATGTACGTGAAAAAGGGACCGGAAAACTACTTAAAGTATATGAGTATACAAACTCTAGCGGCAAAAAAATACTTATCAGAGGAGATAATGCCAAAATTTATAAGGATGGAGGTATACAAGGTCGCCATTTCAATGCAGGACAAAAGGGTGGCAAACTCAAACAACACCACTATTACGATAATTAA
- a CDS encoding polymorphic toxin type 17 domain-containing protein, with amino-acid sequence MEQGPGGNYHVDDQGKVIIGPYLGGLGAVGLIGGPGKPINLSIPKIATSSRSLVKVAQLPLKGKIRFIPRAVDVKSGKIFRKNGGFLDKFGNIWKKGPSRTKGQAFEWDVQLSAKGKAQLGHLSKDGKQW; translated from the coding sequence GTGGAGCAAGGACCTGGCGGAAATTATCATGTGGATGACCAAGGAAAGGTGATCATAGGGCCTTATTTAGGAGGGCTTGGTGCAGTAGGATTGATCGGAGGTCCAGGAAAACCAATAAATTTATCTATTCCTAAAATAGCTACTTCGTCCAGGTCTTTAGTTAAAGTTGCACAGTTACCACTTAAAGGGAAAATTCGTTTTATCCCTAGAGCGGTGGATGTCAAATCAGGAAAGATTTTTAGAAAGAATGGAGGATTTTTGGATAAGTTTGGGAATATATGGAAAAAGGGTCCTTCAAGAACAAAAGGACAAGCATTTGAATGGGATGTGCAACTTTCTGCCAAAGGGAAGGCACAACTTGGACATTTATCTAAAGATGGTAAACAATGGTAA
- a CDS encoding colicin E3/pyocin S6 family cytotoxin: MGNNPVVAYDPDGGKCFDPEGNEIVCPKEDIYDDYRDSDTQNITVLDEVVVETQTKNKVENEFFRGGKRKLVDVDEDFFMASTLSIAATTALIDGPEPGPGDVVAVGELISGAGLLSLILGAEDFINNNHAIITQSLSYIPPPRTLPGFPGATRVKRKNERARWHLPNGDIGEWDSQHGEVEVYDKTGKVHKGGYDPETGKKKSDPKPGRKTDKK, from the coding sequence ATGGGAAATAATCCGGTAGTTGCTTATGACCCGGACGGAGGTAAATGTTTTGATCCGGAGGGTAACGAGATTGTCTGTCCCAAGGAAGATATTTATGATGATTACAGGGATAGTGACACTCAGAATATTACTGTGTTGGATGAAGTAGTTGTTGAAACCCAAACAAAAAACAAAGTAGAAAATGAATTTTTTAGAGGAGGTAAGCGGAAATTAGTGGATGTTGATGAAGATTTTTTTATGGCGTCTACTTTATCTATTGCAGCGACTACAGCATTGATAGATGGCCCGGAACCAGGGCCAGGTGATGTGGTAGCGGTAGGAGAGTTAATTTCCGGAGCAGGATTATTAAGCTTAATTTTAGGTGCTGAGGATTTTATCAATAATAATCATGCTATAATAACTCAATCACTTAGTTATATCCCTCCACCTAGGACACTTCCAGGTTTTCCAGGAGCAACAAGAGTTAAACGAAAAAACGAAAGGGCACGATGGCATTTGCCCAATGGTGATATTGGTGAGTGGGATTCCCAACATGGAGAAGTCGAAGTTTATGACAAAACGGGAAAAGTACATAAAGGAGGGTATGATCCTGAAACTGGAAAGAAAAAAAGTGACCCTAAACCAGGCAGGAAAACAGATAAAAAATAA